A single genomic interval of halophilic archaeon DL31 harbors:
- a CDS encoding type III restriction protein res subunit (KEGG: hbo:Hbor_16170 DNA repair helicase rad25~PFAM: Restriction endonuclease, type I, R subunit/Type III, Res subunit; DNA/RNA helicase, C-terminal~SMART: DEAD-like helicase, N-terminal; DNA/RNA helicase, C-terminal) — protein MALTLRFESGTVRVVSDDDSDLPEPLAELDYLETDERSGGYRAPAFRYADLRRALDDAGWDYCDQVLDTEPLDLSTQYQLREYQQDAVDAWRGADSRGVIQLPTGAGKTVVAIAAMAALGVPTLVVVPTIDLLNQWRRELEVEFDVPIGQFGGGEQRQERITVSTYDSAYLKADDIGGQFGLVVFDEVHHLGSEGYQEIARLLAAPARLGLTATFERPDGAHDRIEELVGPKIYELGVDDLAGEHLAAYDIRRIELSLTSEERERYEEAQGTFVDYLKRSGISMQRGSDYQELVKRSGRDPEAREALLAKQRARRIVREADEKVVELADIFDRHREDRIIVFTASTELVYRLSERFLLPAMTNETGAAERREILERFRSGEYSRVVTANVLDEGVDVPDANVAVLLAGSGSEREFTQRLGRVLRPKSDGSRALLYELVSAETAEERVADRRR, from the coding sequence ATGGCGCTCACGCTCCGGTTCGAGAGCGGGACGGTCCGGGTCGTGAGCGACGACGATAGCGACCTCCCCGAGCCGCTCGCAGAACTGGACTATCTCGAAACCGACGAGCGAAGCGGCGGCTATCGGGCACCGGCCTTTCGCTACGCCGACCTCCGGCGGGCGCTCGACGACGCCGGCTGGGACTACTGCGACCAGGTACTCGACACTGAGCCACTCGATCTCTCGACGCAGTACCAGCTCCGGGAGTACCAGCAGGACGCCGTCGACGCCTGGCGCGGTGCCGACAGCCGTGGGGTTATCCAACTGCCCACCGGAGCGGGGAAGACAGTCGTCGCTATCGCCGCGATGGCCGCGCTGGGGGTGCCGACACTGGTCGTCGTGCCGACTATCGACCTGCTGAACCAGTGGCGTCGTGAACTGGAGGTGGAGTTCGACGTTCCCATCGGCCAGTTCGGAGGCGGCGAACAGCGCCAGGAACGAATCACCGTCTCCACCTACGACTCGGCCTATCTGAAGGCCGACGATATCGGTGGGCAGTTCGGTCTCGTGGTCTTCGACGAGGTCCACCATCTCGGTAGCGAGGGGTATCAGGAGATCGCACGGCTGCTTGCGGCGCCGGCCCGACTAGGGCTGACCGCGACGTTCGAGCGTCCCGATGGCGCTCACGACCGTATCGAGGAGCTCGTCGGGCCGAAAATCTACGAACTCGGCGTCGACGATCTTGCCGGCGAACACCTCGCAGCGTACGACATCAGACGCATCGAACTCTCGCTCACCTCGGAAGAGCGCGAGCGCTACGAGGAGGCTCAAGGCACGTTCGTCGACTACCTCAAGCGGTCGGGTATCTCGATGCAGCGCGGGAGCGACTATCAGGAACTGGTCAAGCGGTCCGGGCGTGACCCCGAAGCTCGCGAGGCGTTGCTCGCGAAGCAGCGTGCGCGGCGAATCGTCCGGGAGGCCGACGAGAAAGTCGTCGAACTCGCCGATATTTTCGACCGACACCGCGAGGACCGTATCATCGTCTTCACTGCGAGCACGGAGTTGGTCTACCGGCTCTCCGAACGGTTTCTGCTCCCGGCGATGACGAACGAGACGGGCGCCGCCGAGCGCCGGGAAATTCTGGAGCGCTTCCGCTCGGGAGAGTACTCACGGGTGGTGACTGCAAACGTGCTCGACGAGGGTGTCGACGTGCCCGACGCCAACGTCGCCGTGCTGCTGGCCGGCTCCGGGAGTGAACGTGAGTTCACCCAACGGCTCGGTCGGGTGCTGCGACCGAAATCTGATGGCTCGCGCGCGCTGCTCTATGAACTGGTGAGTGCCGAAACCGCAGAAGAACGAGTCGCTGACCGCCGACGGTGA
- a CDS encoding Tat (twin-arginine translocation) pathway signal sequence domain-containing protein (KEGG: hvo:HVO_1597 Tat (twin-arginine translocation) pathway signal sequence domain-containing protein), whose product MQRRRLLALAPLALAGCVTSASDESGPRNPPTTPEGGEQQTGLERQLRIIDSEVGEGDDGSLVLSITVENRAADRRSDTLVGTATVEGTEYEASEEVSLPGESEATVTLKFKVAYADWEGSGSLNYGWVGKL is encoded by the coding sequence GTGCAGCGACGCCGACTCCTCGCGCTCGCCCCCCTCGCACTCGCCGGCTGTGTGACGAGCGCCAGCGACGAGTCGGGACCACGGAACCCACCGACGACGCCCGAGGGTGGGGAGCAACAAACTGGGCTCGAACGACAGCTCCGAATCATCGACTCCGAGGTTGGCGAGGGTGACGACGGCTCACTCGTTCTCAGCATCACCGTCGAAAACCGCGCGGCGGACCGTCGGAGTGACACGCTCGTCGGGACCGCCACGGTTGAGGGAACCGAGTACGAAGCGAGCGAGGAGGTCTCCCTCCCCGGCGAGAGCGAGGCGACGGTTACTCTCAAATTCAAAGTGGCCTACGCGGACTGGGAAGGGAGCGGGAGCCTGAACTACGGCTGGGTGGGCAAGCTCTGA
- a CDS encoding protein of unknown function DUF790 (PFAM: Protein of unknown function DUF790, endonuclease-like~KEGG: hvo:HVO_1596 hypothetical protein), which produces MLRKEHLRVSRAGGGYHLQFTDECHRSLAASLLGVFQGHIGERRAVLERALTEAEREAESFKLVRGLAALLEREATFEIQAAVPPRRARRVAFESAEAVSVVTAEERTEALSRAGDRLGVDPGTVEQSLYADREPNQILASFEPRWGPAELLEQYDLSLAQTALFDATEVRVRCAEPATLVSAVKRLGLMYELRQTDAGRELVVTGPDSLFRSTRRYGTAFARLLRTVAKTTEWRLSATIDDRGRERELVLTEEDISVPGVEPVAEPTYDSAVEAKFAASFQSLDTDWNLVREPEPLETGTRVMIPDFAFDYAPAGADAQSVADRFRVYFEIAGFWTPEYIEKKLSQLANVEDVALLVAVDESLAASEEIEARGHRAIPYSGSVRVKDVVDALREFESELVADAAERLPTALVPEADVVSLSTLAAAYGVSVDVVESKTYPEHELVGRTLVRPAVLASLAAELADGMALSEAEDLLAEHDLSDASAALSRLGYRVEWEGLSGGTVREK; this is translated from the coding sequence GTGCTGCGGAAAGAACACCTCCGTGTCTCCCGGGCAGGTGGCGGCTACCACCTCCAGTTCACCGACGAGTGCCACCGCTCGCTGGCAGCCAGCCTGCTTGGCGTCTTTCAGGGCCACATCGGGGAGCGCCGCGCGGTGCTCGAGCGAGCGCTCACCGAGGCAGAGCGCGAGGCGGAGTCGTTCAAGCTGGTTCGCGGTCTGGCCGCGCTGCTGGAGCGCGAGGCGACCTTCGAAATCCAAGCTGCCGTGCCACCCCGACGAGCGCGCCGGGTGGCGTTCGAGAGCGCCGAAGCCGTGTCGGTTGTGACTGCGGAGGAGCGCACGGAAGCACTGTCACGAGCGGGCGACCGGCTGGGCGTTGACCCCGGTACCGTCGAGCAGTCGCTCTATGCGGACCGCGAGCCGAACCAGATACTGGCCTCGTTCGAGCCGCGCTGGGGGCCAGCGGAACTCCTCGAGCAGTATGACCTCTCGCTCGCCCAAACCGCATTATTTGATGCGACAGAAGTTCGAGTACGCTGCGCCGAGCCAGCAACGCTCGTGAGCGCGGTCAAGCGCCTCGGCCTGATGTACGAACTCCGGCAGACCGACGCAGGCCGGGAACTGGTGGTCACCGGACCGGACTCGCTGTTCCGCTCAACTCGGCGCTACGGCACCGCATTCGCCCGCCTACTCCGGACCGTCGCCAAGACCACGGAGTGGCGGCTTTCGGCGACCATCGACGACCGCGGCCGCGAACGGGAACTGGTGCTGACTGAGGAAGACATCTCTGTGCCGGGGGTCGAACCAGTCGCGGAACCAACCTACGACTCGGCGGTCGAAGCCAAGTTCGCAGCCTCCTTCCAGAGCCTCGACACGGACTGGAACCTCGTTCGGGAACCCGAACCGCTGGAGACCGGAACTCGCGTGATGATTCCCGACTTCGCGTTCGACTACGCGCCCGCGGGTGCAGACGCCCAGTCCGTCGCCGACCGCTTCCGCGTCTACTTCGAGATTGCGGGCTTCTGGACACCCGAATACATCGAGAAGAAGCTCTCGCAGTTGGCCAATGTTGAGGACGTGGCACTACTCGTCGCCGTGGACGAGTCACTCGCAGCGAGCGAGGAGATCGAGGCCCGCGGCCACCGAGCAATCCCGTACTCGGGCTCCGTCCGTGTGAAGGATGTAGTCGATGCACTCCGAGAGTTTGAGTCCGAGTTGGTCGCCGACGCCGCGGAGCGGTTGCCCACAGCGTTGGTCCCGGAGGCAGATGTCGTCTCACTCTCTACACTCGCGGCGGCGTACGGTGTGAGCGTAGACGTGGTCGAGTCGAAAACGTACCCCGAGCACGAACTGGTCGGGCGGACGCTCGTTCGGCCGGCAGTGCTTGCATCGCTGGCTGCGGAACTGGCGGACGGAATGGCGCTCTCGGAGGCCGAAGACCTGCTCGCCGAGCACGACCTCAGCGACGCCTCCGCGGCGCTCTCGCGACTCGGCTACCGGGTCGAGTGGGAGGGGCTCAGCGGTGGGACGGTCCGCGAGAAGTAG
- a CDS encoding hypothetical protein (KEGG: hvo:HVO_1595 hypothetical protein): MADHENDGQRFDRLPATPAEREISGRASREEVLEWWEDRFGVPPERFEEVTFWEKGAGKLWAFSADLPSPIDAEGLGITFLRTRQEHWKPTTSGVQRFAADATKNVIELSPGEASAFAAGHDQEIDRWEGDWGYLAAAHELAGELAPIGVGLYVYGELRSTVPKGNQEELAVLDE; the protein is encoded by the coding sequence ATGGCCGATCACGAGAACGACGGCCAGCGCTTCGACAGGCTACCAGCCACGCCTGCCGAGCGCGAGATTTCCGGTCGGGCCTCTCGCGAGGAGGTCCTCGAGTGGTGGGAGGACCGTTTCGGCGTCCCGCCGGAGCGTTTCGAGGAAGTGACGTTCTGGGAGAAAGGCGCCGGGAAGCTTTGGGCGTTCAGCGCCGACCTCCCCTCACCCATCGATGCAGAGGGTCTGGGTATCACCTTCCTGCGGACCCGGCAGGAACACTGGAAGCCGACCACCTCCGGGGTACAGCGGTTCGCCGCCGACGCCACGAAGAACGTCATCGAACTATCACCGGGCGAGGCGTCTGCGTTCGCCGCGGGCCACGACCAGGAAATCGACCGCTGGGAGGGTGATTGGGGCTACCTCGCTGCGGCCCACGAACTCGCGGGCGAGCTCGCACCCATCGGGGTCGGTCTCTACGTCTACGGCGAACTCCGCTCGACGGTTCCGAAAGGGAATCAGGAGGAACTCGCAGTGCTCGACGAGTAA
- a CDS encoding RNA methylase, NOL1/NOP2/sun family (TIGRFAM: Nop2p~KEGG: hbo:Hbor_16210 nol1/nop2/sun family RNA methylase~PFAM: Bacterial Fmu (Sun)/eukaryotic nucleolar NOL1/Nop2p), translated as MNPLDRYEPLVDDYEAFREACNRPLPSVVRVNSIKADPERVRTALDEEGVTYEPVDWHDRLLKLPEGSPGTNWAYVHGWLHGQEEVSALPALALDPDPGDRVLDSCAAPGSKTCHLADLMDDTGVLVGNDNNLGRISALRHNAERLGVSNLVVTNRDARTFALDGVDEFDGVVADVPCSCEGTCRKNPDALETWTMNHVEGLVGVQKGILRRAIQLTRPGGEVVYSTCTFAPEENERVVDHALEVEDCELVEWDAPLETTEGITEWQDEEFDDSLTKAHRVYPHFNDTGGFFVAKLRVVGDSEDETTADAAADEEVSA; from the coding sequence ATGAATCCGCTCGACCGCTACGAGCCCCTCGTCGACGACTACGAGGCGTTCCGTGAGGCCTGCAACCGGCCGTTGCCTTCCGTCGTCCGCGTCAACAGTATCAAGGCCGACCCCGAGCGCGTCCGGACCGCACTCGACGAAGAAGGTGTCACCTACGAACCCGTCGACTGGCACGACCGCCTCCTTAAACTCCCTGAGGGCAGCCCAGGGACCAACTGGGCGTATGTCCACGGCTGGCTCCACGGCCAGGAGGAAGTCTCCGCCCTGCCGGCACTCGCACTCGACCCGGACCCGGGCGATCGGGTGCTCGACTCCTGTGCGGCGCCGGGGAGCAAGACCTGTCACCTTGCGGACTTGATGGACGACACGGGCGTGCTCGTGGGCAACGACAACAACCTCGGGCGCATCTCGGCGCTCCGGCACAACGCCGAGCGCTTGGGTGTGAGCAACCTCGTGGTCACCAACCGCGACGCCCGAACGTTCGCGCTCGATGGCGTCGACGAGTTCGACGGCGTGGTCGCGGACGTGCCGTGCTCCTGTGAGGGGACCTGCCGGAAAAACCCCGACGCGCTCGAGACGTGGACGATGAACCACGTCGAAGGGCTGGTCGGGGTTCAGAAGGGGATTCTGCGCCGCGCCATCCAACTGACTCGGCCAGGCGGCGAAGTGGTCTACTCCACCTGCACGTTCGCGCCCGAGGAGAACGAGCGAGTCGTCGACCACGCCCTCGAGGTAGAAGACTGCGAACTGGTGGAGTGGGACGCGCCGCTGGAGACGACCGAGGGGATCACCGAGTGGCAGGACGAAGAGTTCGACGACTCACTGACCAAGGCCCACCGGGTCTACCCGCACTTCAACGACACTGGCGGCTTCTTCGTCGCGAAACTCCGGGTCGTCGGCGACTCGGAGGACGAGACTACGGCTGATGCCGCCGCGGACGAGGAGGTGAGCGCCTAA
- a CDS encoding GCN5-related N-acetyltransferase (PFAM: GCN5-related N-acetyltransferase~KEGG: hut:Huta_2471 GCN5-related N-acetyltransferase): protein MYVRDARNRDEAWLLDEIEAMGLDEAAFRSRDYVIAVDEGSNERAGFGRYRIHKTDDGEVCELTGIGVVESWRGQGVGAHVLERLVDTAADQEFETVYVLTDEDDYLTQFGFERVEEALPPIVEKRLDQKRESVGAEVVALAIETDGFEMTAALRERFKQAKKGGDEPDDEPVENPEDFGIDPDKATYKYDTGGD from the coding sequence ATGTACGTCCGCGATGCTCGCAACCGGGACGAGGCGTGGCTACTCGACGAAATCGAGGCCATGGGTCTCGACGAGGCGGCGTTCCGGTCACGGGACTACGTCATCGCCGTCGACGAAGGGTCGAACGAGCGGGCGGGGTTCGGTCGCTACCGGATTCACAAGACCGATGACGGCGAGGTCTGTGAGCTGACCGGCATCGGCGTCGTCGAGAGCTGGCGCGGGCAGGGCGTCGGCGCGCACGTGCTCGAGCGGCTGGTCGACACCGCGGCCGACCAAGAGTTCGAGACTGTCTACGTCCTCACCGATGAGGACGACTACCTGACGCAGTTCGGGTTTGAGCGGGTCGAGGAGGCGCTCCCGCCAATCGTCGAGAAACGGCTCGACCAGAAACGGGAAAGTGTGGGTGCGGAGGTAGTCGCACTGGCCATCGAGACCGATGGCTTCGAGATGACCGCGGCGCTCCGCGAACGGTTCAAACAGGCTAAAAAAGGCGGTGACGAACCGGACGACGAGCCGGTTGAGAACCCCGAGGATTTCGGTATCGACCCGGACAAGGCAACGTACAAGTACGATACCGGCGGCGACTGA
- a CDS encoding cytidine deaminase (KEGG: hmu:Hmuk_2739 cytidine deaminase~TIGRFAM: Cytidine deaminase, homotetrameric~PFAM: CMP/dCMP deaminase, zinc-binding) produces MGENPSVDPAALIESARSALETAYVPYSEYRVGAAVLTAEGEVFSGCNIENANYSNSLHAEEVAVGGAVRAGHRELVAVAVTSAARDAVTPCGMCRQTLAEFGDEEIPVFCDEGDGEWTEHRLGTLIPDTITPEMLGVDPTADDPSDGDA; encoded by the coding sequence ATGGGCGAGAATCCCTCCGTCGACCCGGCAGCGCTCATCGAATCCGCTCGGAGCGCGCTCGAGACCGCATACGTTCCCTACTCGGAGTACCGCGTCGGCGCCGCCGTGCTGACCGCCGAGGGTGAGGTGTTCTCCGGCTGTAACATCGAGAACGCCAACTACAGCAACTCCCTTCACGCCGAGGAGGTCGCCGTCGGCGGCGCCGTGCGTGCGGGCCACCGTGAACTGGTCGCCGTCGCCGTCACCTCGGCCGCACGCGATGCCGTGACTCCCTGCGGGATGTGCCGGCAGACGCTCGCGGAGTTCGGTGACGAGGAGATCCCGGTGTTCTGTGACGAAGGCGACGGCGAGTGGACCGAACATCGGCTGGGCACGCTCATCCCTGACACCATCACACCAGAGATGCTCGGCGTCGACCCGACGGCTGACGACCCAAGCGACGGCGACGCGTAG
- a CDS encoding Cupin 2 conserved barrel domain protein (PFAM: Cupin 2, conserved barrel~KEGG: hmu:Hmuk_1117 cupin 2 conserved barrel domain protein) has translation MSGYRKLAVSAVSNTPNPTRVKRELDEALGISTFGLNYFVADPGEQVPWGRHRHPDHEEAFYVLEGRLRVETPDGEFSVGPDEAFYVPANHWNRAVAAGDEPCRLLAMGAPKEGDEAIIEEPCPECGESTGREYETKDDGETYVLSCADCGAETMRFGD, from the coding sequence ATGTCCGGATACCGGAAACTGGCCGTCTCTGCGGTGTCGAACACGCCGAACCCTACCCGAGTGAAGCGCGAACTGGACGAGGCGCTCGGCATCTCCACGTTCGGCCTCAACTACTTCGTCGCCGACCCGGGCGAGCAGGTGCCGTGGGGTCGCCACCGCCACCCCGACCACGAGGAGGCGTTCTACGTGCTGGAGGGCCGACTCCGCGTCGAGACGCCCGACGGGGAGTTCTCCGTCGGACCGGACGAGGCCTTCTACGTGCCCGCGAACCACTGGAACCGCGCTGTCGCGGCCGGCGACGAGCCCTGCAGACTGCTCGCGATGGGCGCACCGAAGGAAGGCGACGAGGCAATCATCGAGGAGCCCTGCCCCGAGTGTGGCGAGAGCACGGGTCGGGAGTACGAGACGAAGGACGACGGCGAAACCTACGTACTCAGCTGTGCGGACTGTGGGGCCGAGACAATGCGGTTTGGCGACTGA